The following nucleotide sequence is from Ferruginibacter lapsinanis.
ACATTGTCTTTGTGATAGAATTTAGCTCTTATCACACTATGAGGACATACATACGCACAGTTACCACATTGTATACAAAGGTCCGGCTCCCACTGAGCTACAATATCTGATACATTTCTTTTTTCCCACTGTGTTGTACCACTTGGATAAGTACCATCAATAGGCATTTGGCTTACGGCCAATTGATCTCCGTGATCAGCCATCATCATGGCTGTTACTTGTTTTACAAAATCAGGAGCCTTATCAGATACTGTCAACAGATTGTGATCTTTTGCAGAAACATGTGCAGGATAATCCACTTCATACATATTAGCCAATGTGGCATCTACCGCTAAGAAATTCTGATCGATAACTTTTTGTCCTTTTTTGAAATAGGTTTTTTCAATCGCTTTTTTAATCTGTTTGATCGCTTCTTCTCTTGGTAATACACCCGACAAAGCAAAATAACAGGTTTGCATGATGGTATTGATACGGCCTTTCATTCCGGTATCTCTTGCCACGGTTGTAGCATCGATCACATAAAATTTAATTTTCTTATCGATGATAAGTTTTTGAACCTGGCCTGTCAGTTTACTCCACACTTCATCTTTACTGTAAGGACTATTTAATAAAAAGGTAGCGCCTTCGCCGGCAAATTCCAGCATCTCTACTTTTTCTGTAAAATTAAATTGATGACAAGCAATGAAATCTGCTTTTGTAATGAGATAAGGTGCCCGAATAGGTTTTGGACCAAATCTTAAATGTGATACTGTTCTTGCTCCGGATTTTTTTGAATCATATACAAAATAACCTTGTGCATACAAATTGGTGTTTTCTCCGATGATCTTAATAGTATTTTTATTAGCGCCTACAGTTCCATCTGATCCCAAACCAAAGAATAGACCTTGTCTCCATTCAGATTCATCTAATTTATACGAAGGATCATAGGTTAAACTTAAATGTGTAACATCATCATTGATCCCTACTGTAAAATTATTTTTAGGATGTTCTTTCTTTAATTCATCATACACTGCTTTTACCATCGCCGGGGTAAACTCCTTAGAAGATAGTCCGTATCTGCCACCAATCAATTTAGGGAGTTTTTTAATTTTTCCTTGTTGCAGAGCGTCTACTAAAGTGGATAATATGTCCTGATACATTGGTTCTCCAGATGCACCGGATTCTTTCGTTCTATCGAGTATTGCAATTGATTTCACAGATTCTGGCAATACTCTTAATAAATGTTCCAGCGAAAATGGTCTGTATAAACGAACCTGTATCACACCAACTTTTTCACCGGCGGCATTCAATGCTTCAACGGTTTCCGAAACAGTTTCTCCTCCGGACCCCATTACAACTGTAATACGTTCGGCATCTGCTGCACCGGTATATTGAAAGAGCTCATATTTTCTTCCGGTCATCTTTTCAAAATCGATCATTGCTTCTTCTACAATACCTGACATGTTATTGTAAAAAGTATTTGCTGTTTCTCTCCCCTGAAAATATACATCCGGATTTTGTGCAGTACCTCTTATAAAAGGATGTTCTGGATTCAATCCTCTATTACGATGTGCAATTACCAGATCATCGGGTACCATTGATCTTATCTGATCATCAGTCAATAATTCCAATTTATTTACTTCATGCGAAGTACGGAATCCATCAAAGAAATGCACGATCGGTATCCTGGATTTTAATGTTGCCGCCTGTGCTATCAATGCAAAATCATGTGCTTCCTGCACACTTGCCGAACTCAACAATGCAAAGCCTGTGGTTCTTGCTGCCATTACATCCTGATGATCTCCAAAAATTGAAAGACCTTGTGTAGCTAATGAACGTGCCGCTACATGAAATACAGTAGCCGTTAATTCTCCGGCTATCTTATACATATTTGGCAACATCAGCATCAATCCCTGCGATGCCGTAAAAGTGGTTGTTAATGCGCCGGTTTGCAAAGCACCATGCACTGTGCCCGCAGCCCCTCCTTCACTTTGCATTTCCATTACATCGGGTATATTTCCCCAGATATTTTTTATCCCTTTTGCAGACCATTCATCTACTAATTCTGCCATGGTAGACGACGGAGTGATGGGATAGATGGCACAAACTTCATTAACACGATATGCTACATAGGCAGCAGCTTCATTTCCATCTATCGTTGCGATAGTATTTTTATTATCAGACATTGTTGGTTGAATTAATTGGTTCATTAATCATTTCTATAGCGTGACAAGGACATTGTTCATAACATACTGCACAACCGGTGCAGGCATCTAAATTGAATTTGTATCGGTTGCCTTTACCTAATTTAATAATTGCATCTTCGGGACAAGCTCCAAAACATCCATCACACTCAAAACAATTACCACAACTCAAACAACGTTGTGCTTCAAATCTTGTTTCAGATTCTGACAGTCCGCCGATCACTTCTTCAAAACTTTGCACTGCCACATCAGGAGCAAGTTTATCCTGTTCTTTTTGTGGCGCATCGGTCTTATACCACATATGCAATTTTCTATAGCCGGCAGTAGGATGCTTCTCGGGTTTTAAATAGGGATCCTGCATTATATAGCCATTAATATATTTGGCCGCTTTTTTTCCGTGTCCTATTGCTATGGTAGAGCTTCTGTTTTCGCCTGGTAGCATATCGCCTCCGGCAAAAATTCCTTCATAACCAGTCATCCTTTGTGCATCAATAACTACAGTTCCGTCTGTATTGGTTACAATGCTACCGGCAGAACGCAAGTAGCCGGAATCAGACTCCTGCTGATTTGCTATAATTACTATATCAGCATCTGTGATCTCAAATTCATTTGTACCTGCAACTTTCCCCTTCTCCACCTTTGTTAGCTCCAGCACTACTTTTTTATTTTCTATTTTACTGATGCGTCTGAACAATTGCACATCTACTCCTTCTGCCAAGGCATCTTCTGTTTCGTAATCATATGCCGGCATCATTTTTTTATCTCCATGAAAATATACAGCCACCTGTGAACCCAATCTTTTGATTATACGAGACAGGTATAAAGAGAGTTTACCTCCTCCATATACCACTACTTTTTTACTTTCATAAATAGTTGGGTTAGATTTTACTTCTTTAAAAAATGAAAAGGCATCCGTTACATACAATGAGTTATCATTTTGAAATGATTCCCGATGAATTAACTGTGCGCCGGTAGAAAGATATACAGCATCAAAGTTGCCATCTTGCTTTTCCATCAATACATCATGCACTTTATAATTCACACGAATGGTAACCCCCATTTTTACAATACGATTCACTTCTGCATCTAAAATTTCTTTAGGCAACCGATAATCAGGAACACCTGTCCACAGTAATCCTCCGGGATTATCATTGGCATCAAATACTTCAACCGTATGTCCCATTCTTGCTAATTGATAAGCGGCTGATAAACCTCCTGGACCTGCTCCAACAACCAACACCCTTTTACCAGTTGGTTTAGCTTTATAGCGAATAGGCCATCCTTGTTGTATGGCCTCATCTCCGATATATCTTTCTACAGCATGAATATTTACTGTTGTATCGATATGATTTCTGTTACAACCTGTTTCGCATGGTTTCACACAAACCCTCCCCATGATTCCAGGAAACGGATTATCTTCTACCAGTGTTTGAAAAGCTTCGAAATAATCTCCGGCCTGGGCATGCGCCATCCAACCCTGAATATTTTCACCCGAAGGACAAGCGCTATTGCAGGGAGGCATAAAGTCAACATATACAGGTTGACGAAGACGTTTGGGACCTGTACCTTCTGCATGCGTTAAAAGGTCGACGGGCTTGGTAATGTCAGTTAAAGACATAATAATTATTTTGATACAGTAGGCAACAAGCCTACTTATGAATAAGGAAATTAAACTTCAGCAAATTATAAACTGAATTCAATATCGAGGCTGACGGAATTCAATCAATCAAATGATTCCTATCATATTCCGTAAGCATGAGTTGCATTACAACATTTATAGTAGATAGAAATATACGGGCAGGATCTTTGTAGTAAGATTACAGCAATAAAAAAAGGCATCTGGTTAGGATGCCGAATGCTTTTGTTTTTAGGATTTTAAGAAAAAATAGAAGTTGATCGATATTGGATTTCGTTACGGTTTTTTCGTAAAAATTGGATTTAATACTTTTGGTTTAACTGGATCTTTGGATATTGTATGATTGATATTGTTGTAACTGTATCAATCAACTTCTAACACAAAGATATATCTGATTACTATGATAGAATAGAGCAAAACTGCCCTTTCTTTTTGCTTCTGAAATTACATCCGGAGTCGTAATACTTCCAGTAAAAGCTATCGTAAAACTACGTGTGTTTTTTTCGATTTTAGTGTACAATTGTTAATGTATAGCCTGAATTGACCTTTACAGAGGCGGTTGGCCTTACAGTCAGGCTCCTTATTGATCGGTTGGAACTTAGCACCGGCGTACCTTGATTGATATAAACGTCTGTATTAATATCCGGCACAATATTGCAACCCCAGTTTGCAGGTGTTTCCCAGGCATTGCTTACGGTACCTTTCCAATAAGCCTTAAACTGCAATGTAAATTCATTACTATAGGTGACAGATGCTCCGTTTGTTATTTTGCAACGGTAGGTATACCCATAGATAGAGGTTGGTGCATTCGCTAATTGTAATGTGTCGTTTGTGGCTCCGGAATAAAGTGCATTATCAGTAACATCCGTATATCCGCTACCACTATTTACCTGCCATTGATATGTATCACCGGCAACATAAGTAGTATTTGTTATAAACGGAATATTTGCATTGGTACAGTTGGCTACATAATTGGTCATATCATACACAAAATTATCGTAGCGAAATTTTTTGTGTTGATTATTCGCTAAAGATTTAGCCTCAGTATTGTTTCCGTAATAATCAATTGTCCCGTTGTCGCAAATTACATGGATGTAGAGTATTTCGCCAACCTGTTCGGCCACTAATGCTTCGGGATGCCCTTCTGCCACTCCATCTACAGATACCTGAACCAGATTCGTATATCCGGGTAAATCCAGTTTTGTAAGTTTTGAAAAAGTGCTATTTATGGTTATAGGATTTATTCCTGGATTTGCAGGGATCTTCCCATCCCACAAATACAAAGCCGGTGTGCCGCCACCCGTATATAAGCCAGCAACTATTAAATATAAATTGGTTCCTACTTTTTCGATGCTTCTTATGCCTAATCCATTCAGATCAAATAATATGGGCGCTTTTATTATAGGAGTAGTAGTCACAGGCACTACCGTTCCATTCATCAACGTTTCAAAATTGGCGACCGGAGCTACAATAGCATATTTTCTGTTTGATGAATTAGGTATAGTTCCTTTGATAGGTACGCAAGGAGCTCTGAAACCAATATATCCGGTGTCACCGCCATGCGTTACAGTCAACCCTTCTATATTAAATCCGTCAATTCTTTTTGGTTCGATGCCATCGGCTGAAGACGCAGAAAAATTCCACGAGCAGGTGTCTCCCCATGAAATTAATGCTGATCTGAATTTAGCAGAGTAAGTTCTCACACTTAAAGTACTGGTTGCGCCTGTTCCGCTAACATCGGTTGCTATTACCCTATCTCTATCTGGTTTCAGCTTACCGCTTTTATTATTTCCTAATGAGCCTATCCAATAGATCCGTTTACCGGTATTATACTTTACGCTGGTGGACGCCCCTTCCAGATCACATTCTGCCGAAGCCCCCACTGCAGAGGTTATATCCATATTGTATAGATCTATTCCTGAATATTTTCTGCTATACAACCTTAACACATTCGTTTCGTCATCACAAACAAACATATAATCATTATCGATTGAGGCTGCACCAGAAGCATCTGCCATCATCGTTGGCCATATTGTTTTATCTGGAAAAGATGATGCTGCTGAAACAGCATAAGAAATTTTGTATGTGGATGAATTCTGTCCTGCATTAGTAGCAACGATGGAAATAGTATCAAGCCCAACCATCGCAGGATTGATCTTT
It contains:
- the nifJ gene encoding pyruvate:ferredoxin (flavodoxin) oxidoreductase; this encodes MSDNKNTIATIDGNEAAAYVAYRVNEVCAIYPITPSSTMAELVDEWSAKGIKNIWGNIPDVMEMQSEGGAAGTVHGALQTGALTTTFTASQGLMLMLPNMYKIAGELTATVFHVAARSLATQGLSIFGDHQDVMAARTTGFALLSSASVQEAHDFALIAQAATLKSRIPIVHFFDGFRTSHEVNKLELLTDDQIRSMVPDDLVIAHRNRGLNPEHPFIRGTAQNPDVYFQGRETANTFYNNMSGIVEEAMIDFEKMTGRKYELFQYTGAADAERITVVMGSGGETVSETVEALNAAGEKVGVIQVRLYRPFSLEHLLRVLPESVKSIAILDRTKESGASGEPMYQDILSTLVDALQQGKIKKLPKLIGGRYGLSSKEFTPAMVKAVYDELKKEHPKNNFTVGINDDVTHLSLTYDPSYKLDESEWRQGLFFGLGSDGTVGANKNTIKIIGENTNLYAQGYFVYDSKKSGARTVSHLRFGPKPIRAPYLITKADFIACHQFNFTEKVEMLEFAGEGATFLLNSPYSKDEVWSKLTGQVQKLIIDKKIKFYVIDATTVARDTGMKGRINTIMQTCYFALSGVLPREEAIKQIKKAIEKTYFKKGQKVIDQNFLAVDATLANMYEVDYPAHVSAKDHNLLTVSDKAPDFVKQVTAMMMADHGDQLAVSQMPIDGTYPSGTTQWEKRNVSDIVAQWEPDLCIQCGNCAYVCPHSVIRAKFYHKDNVKKAPEGFKSAPINARGFPETLYSLQVYVEDCTGCNLCVEVCPASDPSNRSRKAINMGEKEPILEQEKTNIEFFENITWNDRSKIDFSTVHGAQFLEPLFEFSGACAGCGETPYLKLLSQLFGDRLLIANATGCSSIYGGNLPTTPWSMNKEGRGPAWSNSLFEDNAEFGLGMRITADKQLEIAKQYLLELKSELGENVVNEILTAKQIHESDLAEQLQRVQLLKKQLASMTSSPAAHLLSVADQLVRRSVWLVGGDGWAYDIGYGGLDHALASGRNINILVLDTEVYSNTGGQMSKSTPTAATAKFAAGGKTVGKKDLAMQAISYGNVYVARVAFGANPQQTLLAIREAEAYDGPSLILAYSHCIAHGYDLKNGLDQQQKAVSSGHWPLLRYNPMLRKKNQNPFVLDSPRPKIGLKDYAYNELRYKVLTVTNPQVAEELMSHAQDLVNLKWKNYEELATKKASDFVPIA
- a CDS encoding NAD(P)-binding protein, whose translation is MSLTDITKPVDLLTHAEGTGPKRLRQPVYVDFMPPCNSACPSGENIQGWMAHAQAGDYFEAFQTLVEDNPFPGIMGRVCVKPCETGCNRNHIDTTVNIHAVERYIGDEAIQQGWPIRYKAKPTGKRVLVVGAGPGGLSAAYQLARMGHTVEVFDANDNPGGLLWTGVPDYRLPKEILDAEVNRIVKMGVTIRVNYKVHDVLMEKQDGNFDAVYLSTGAQLIHRESFQNDNSLYVTDAFSFFKEVKSNPTIYESKKVVVYGGGKLSLYLSRIIKRLGSQVAVYFHGDKKMMPAYDYETEDALAEGVDVQLFRRISKIENKKVVLELTKVEKGKVAGTNEFEITDADIVIIANQQESDSGYLRSAGSIVTNTDGTVVIDAQRMTGYEGIFAGGDMLPGENRSSTIAIGHGKKAAKYINGYIMQDPYLKPEKHPTAGYRKLHMWYKTDAPQKEQDKLAPDVAVQSFEEVIGGLSESETRFEAQRCLSCGNCFECDGCFGACPEDAIIKLGKGNRYKFNLDACTGCAVCYEQCPCHAIEMINEPINSTNNV